One Symphalangus syndactylus isolate Jambi chromosome 20, NHGRI_mSymSyn1-v2.1_pri, whole genome shotgun sequence DNA segment encodes these proteins:
- the ERBB2 gene encoding receptor tyrosine-protein kinase erbB-2 isoform X9, which produces MELAALCGWGLLLALLPPGAASTQVCTGTDMKLRLPASPETHLDMLRHLYQGCQVVQGNLELTYLPTNASLSFLQEVQGYVLIAHNQVRQVPLQRLRIVRGTQLFEDNYALAVLDNGDLLNNTTLVTGASPGGLRELQLRSLTEILKGGVLIQRNPQLCYQDTILWKDIFHKNNQLALTLIDTNRSRACHPCSPVCKGSRCWGESSEDCQSLTRTVCAGGCARCKGPLPTDCCHEQCAAGCTGPKHSDCLACLHFNHSGICELHCPALVTYNTDTFESMPNPEGRYTFGASCVTACPYNYLSTDVGSCTLVCPLHNQEVTAEDGTQRCEKCSKPCARVCYGLGMEHLREVRAVTSANIQEFAGCKKIFGSLAFLPESFDGDPASNTAPLQPEQLQVFETLEEITGYLYISAWPDSLSDLSVFQNLQVIRGRILHNGAYSLTLQGLGISWLGLRSLRELGSGLALIHHNTRLCFVHTVPWDQLFRNPHQALLHTANRPEDECVGEGLACHQLCARGHCWGPGPTQCVNCSQFLRGQECVEECRVLQGLPREYVNARHCLPCHPECQPQNGSVTCFGPESDQCVACAHYKDPPFCVARCPSGVKPDLSYMPIWKFPDEEGTCQPCPINCTHSCVDLDDKGCPAEQRASPLTSIISAVVGILLVVVLGVVFGILIKRRQQKIRKYTMRRLLQETELVEPLTPSGAMPNQAQMRILKETELRKVKVLGSGAFGTVYKGIWIPDGENVKIPVAIKVLRENTSPKANKEILDEAYVMAGVGSPYVSRLLGICLTSTVQLVTQLMPYGCLLDHVRENRGRLGSQDLLNWCMQIAKGMSYLEDVRLVHRDLAARNVLVKSPNHVKITDFGLARLLDIDETEYHADGGKVPIKWMALESILRRRFTHQSDVWSYGVTVWELMTFGAKPYDGIPAREIPDLLEKGERLPQPPICTIDVYMIMVKCWMIDSECRPRFRELVSEFSRMARDPQRFVVIQNEDLGPASPLDSTFYRSLLEDDDMGDLVDAEEYLVPQQGFFCPDPAPGAGGMVHHRHRSSSTRSGGGDLTLGLEPSEEEAPRSPLAPSEGAGSDVFDGDLGMGAAKGLQSLPAHDPSPLQRYSEDPTVPLPSETDGYVTPLTCSLQPEYVNQPDVQPQPPSPREGPLPPARPAGATLERPKTLSPGKNGVVKDVFAFGGAVENPEYLAPRGGAAPQPHPPPAFSPAFDNLYYWDQDPSERGAPPSTFKGTPTAENPEYLGLDVPV; this is translated from the exons TGTGCACCGGCACAGACATGAAGCTGCGGCTCCCTGCCAGTCCCGAGACCCACCTGGACATGCTCCGCCACCTCTACCAGGGCTGCCAGGTGGTGCAGGGAAACCTGGAACTCACCTACCTGCCCACCAATGCCAGCCTCTCCTTCCTGCAG GAGGTACAGGGCTACGTGCTCATCGCTCACAACCAAGTGAGGCAGGTCCCACTGCAGAGGCTGCGGATTGTGCGAGGCACCCAGCTCTTTGAGGACAACTATGCCCTGGCTGTGCTAGATAATGGAGACCTGCTGAACAATACCACCCTTGTCACAGGGGCCTCCCCAGGAGGCCTGCGGGAGCTGCAGCTTCGAAGCCTCACAG AGATCTTGAAAGGAGGGGTCTTGATCCAGCGGAACCCCCAGCTCTGCTACCAGGACACGATTTTGTGGAAGGACATCTTCCACAAGAACAACCAGCTGGCTCTCACACTGATAGACACCAACCGCTCTCGGGCCT GTCATCCCTGTTCTCCGGTGTGTAAGGGCTCCCGCTGCTGGGGAGAGAGTTCTGAGGATTGTCAGAGCC TGACGCGCACTGTCTGTGCCGGTGGCTGTGCCCGATGCAAGGGGCCACTGCCCACTGACTGCTGCCATGAGCAGTGTGCTGCCGGCTGCACGGGCCCCAAGCACTCTGATTGCCTG GCCTGCCTCCACTTCAACCACAGTGGCATCTGTGAGCTGCACTGCCCAGCCCTGGTTACCTACAACACAGACACCTTTGAGTCCATGCCCAATCCCGAGGGCCGGTATACATTCGGCGCCAGCTGTGTGACTGCCTGTCCCT ACAACTACCTTTCTACGGACGTGGGATCCTGCACCCTCGTTTGCCCCCTGCACAACCAAGAGGTGACAGCAGAGGATGGAACACAGCGGTGTGAGAAGTGCAGCAAGCCCTGTGCCCGAG tGTGCTATGGTCTGGGCATGGAGCACTTGCGAGAGGTGAGGGCAGTCACCAGTGCCAATATCCAGGAGTTTGCTGGCTGCAAGAAGATCTTTGGGAGCCTGGCATTTCTGCCGGAGAGCTTTGATGG GGACCCAGCCTCCAACACCGCCCCGCTCCAGCCAGAGCAGCTCCAAGTGTTTGAGACTCTGGAAGAGATCACAG GTTACTTATACATCTCAGCATGGCCAGACAGCCTGTCTGACCTCAGCGTCTTCCAGAACCTGCAAGTAATCCGGGGACGAATTCTGCACAA TGGCGCCTACTCGCTGACCCTGCAAGGGCTGGGCATCAGCTGGCTGGGGCTGCGCTCGCTGCGGGAACTGGGCAGTGGACTGGCTCTCATCCACCATAACACCCGCCTCTGCTTCGTGCACACGGTGCCCTGGGACCAGCTCTTCCGGAACCCGCACCAAGCCCTGCTCCACACTGCCAACCGGCCAGAGGACGAGTGTG TGGGCGAGGGCCTGGCCTGCCACCAGCTGTGCGCCCGAGGGCACTGCTGGGGTCCAGGGCCCACCCAGTGTGTCAACTGCAGCCAGTTCCTTCGGGGCCAGGAGTGCGTGGAGGAATGCCGAGTACTGCAGGG GCTTCCCAGGGAGTATGtgaatgccaggcactgtttgcCATGCCACCCCGAGTGTCAGCCCCAGAATGGCTCAGTGACCTGTTTTGGACCG gaGTCTGACCAGTGTGTGGCCTGTGCCCACTATAAGGACCCTCCCTTCTGCGTGGCCCGCTGCCCCAGCGGTGTGAAACCTGACCTCTCCTACATGCCCATCTGGAAGTTTCCAGATGAGGAGGGCACGTGCCAGCCTTGCCCCATCAACTGCACCCACTC CTGTGTGGACCTGGATGACAAGGGCTGCCCCGCTGAGCAGAGAGCCAG CCCTCTGACGTCCATCATCTCTGCGGTGGTGGGCATTCTGCTGGTCGTGGTCTTGGGGGTGGTCTTTGGGATCCTCATCAAGCGACGACAGCAGAAGATCCGGAAGTACACGATGCGGAGGCTGCTGCAGGAAACGGAG CTGGTGGAGCCGCTGACACCTAGCGGAGCGATGCCCAACCAGGCGCAGATGCGGATCCTGAAAGAGACGGAGCTGAGGAAGGTGAAGGTGCTTGGATCTGGCGCTTTTGGCACAGTCTACAAG GGCATCTGGATCCCTGATGGGGAGAATGTGAAAATTCCAGTGGCCATCAAAGTGTTGAGGGAAAACACATCCCCCAAAGCCAACAAAGAAATCCTAGAC GAAGCATACGTGATGGCTGGTGTGGGCTCCCCATATGTCTCCCGCCTCCTGGGCATCTGCCTGACATCCACGGTGCAGCTGGTGACACAGCTTATGCCCTATGGCTGCCTCTTAGACCATGTCCGGGAAAACCGCGGACGCCTGGGCTCCCAGGACCTGCTGAACTGGTGTATGCAGATTGCCAAG GGGATGAGCTACCTGGAGGATGTGCGGCTCGTACACAGGGACTTGGCTGCTCGGAATGTGCTGGTCAAGAGTCCCAACCATGTCAAAATTACAGACTTCGGGCTGGCTCGGCTGCTGGACATTGACGAGACAGAGTACCATGCAGATGGGGGCAAG GTGCCCATCAAGTGGATGGCACTGGAGTCCATTCTCCGCCGGCGGTTCACCCACCAGAGTGATGTGTGGAGTTATG GTGTGACTGTGTGGGAGCTGATGACTTTTGGGGCCAAACCTTACGATGGGATCCCAGCCCGGGAGATCCCTGACCTGCTGGAAAAGGGGGAGCGGCTGCCCCAGCCCCCCATCTGCACCATTGATGTCTACATGATCATGGTCAAAT gtTGGATGATTGACTCTGAATGTCGGCCGAGATTCCGGGAGTTGGTGTCTGAATTCTCCCGCATGGCCAGGGACCCCCAGCGCTTTGTGGTCATCCAG AATGAGGACTTGGGCCCTGCCAGTCCCTTGGACAGCACCTTCTACCGCTCACTGCTGGAGGATGATGACATGGGGGACCTGGTGGATGCTGAGGAGTATCTGGTACCCCAGCAGGGCTTCTTCTGTCCAGACCCTGCCCCGGGTGCTGGGGGCATGGTCCACCACAGGCACCGCAGCTCATCTACCAGG AGTGGCGGTGGGGACCTGACGCTAGGGCTGGAGCCCTCAGAAGAGGAGGCCCCCAGGTCTCCACTGGCACCCTCCGAAGGGGCTGGCTCCGATGTATTTGATGGTGACCTGGGAATGGGGGCAGCCAAGGGGCTGCAAAGCCTCCCTGCACATGACCCCAGCCCTCTACAGCGGTACAGTGAGGACCCCACAGTACCCCTGCCCTCTGAGACTGACGGCTACGTTACCCCCCTGACCTGCAGCCTCCAGCCCG AATATGTCAACCAGCCAGATGTTCAGCCACAACCCCCTTCGCCCCGAGAGggccctctgcctcctgcccgACCTGCTGGTGCCACTCTGGAAAGGCCCAAGACTCTCTCCCCAGGGAAGAATGGGGTCGTCAAAGACGTTTTTGCCTTTGGGGGTGCTGTGGAGAACCCCGAGTACTTGGCACCCCGGGGAGGAGCTGcccctcagccccaccctcctCCGGCCTTCAGCCCAGCCTTCGACAACCTCTATTACTGGGACCAGGACCCATCAGAGCGGGGGGCTCCACCCAGCACCTTCAAAGGGACACCTACGGCAGAGAACCCAGAGTACCTGGGTCTGGACGTGCCAGTGTGA
- the ERBB2 gene encoding receptor tyrosine-protein kinase erbB-2 isoform X15, whose translation MELAALCGWGLLLALLPPGAASTQVCTGTDMKLRLPASPETHLDMLRHLYQGCQVVQGNLELTYLPTNASLSFLQDIQEVQGYVLIAHNQVRQVPLQRLRIVRGTQLFEDNYALAVLDNGDLLNNTTLVTGASPGGLRELQLRSLTEILKGGVLIQRNPQLCYQDTILWKDIFHKNNQLALTLIDTNRSRACHPCSPVCKGSRCWGESSEDCQSLTRTVCAGGCARCKGPLPTDCCHEQCAAGCTGPKHSDCLACLHFNHSGICELHCPALVTYNTDTFESMPNPEGRYTFGASCVTACPYNYLSTDVGSCTLVCPLHNQEVTAEDGTQRCEKCSKPCARVCYGLGMEHLREVRAVTSANIQEFAGCKKIFGSLAFLPESFDGDPASNTAPLQPEQLQVFETLEEITGYLYISAWPDSLSDLSVFQNLQVIRGRILHNGAYSLTLQGLGISWLGLRSLRELGSGLALIHHNTRLCFVHTVPWDQLFRNPHQALLHTANRPEDECVGEGLACHQLCARGHCWGPGPTQCVNCSQFLRGQECVEECRVLQGLPREYVNARHCLPCHPECQPQNGSVTCFGPESDQCVACAHYKDPPFCVARCPSGVKPDLSYMPIWKFPDEEGTCQPCPINCTHSCVDLDDKGCPAEQRASPLTSIISAVVGILLVVVLGVVFGILIKRRQQKIRKYTMRRLLQETELVEPLTPSGAMPNQAQMRILKETELRKVKVLGSGAFGTVYKEAYVMAGVGSPYVSRLLGICLTSTVQLVTQLMPYGCLLDHVRENRGRLGSQDLLNWCMQIAKGMSYLEDVRLVHRDLAARNVLVKSPNHVKITDFGLARLLDIDETEYHADGGKVPIKWMALESILRRRFTHQSDVWSYGVTVWELMTFGAKPYDGIPAREIPDLLEKGERLPQPPICTIDVYMIMVKCWMIDSECRPRFRELVSEFSRMARDPQRFVVIQNEDLGPASPLDSTFYRSLLEDDDMGDLVDAEEYLVPQQGFFCPDPAPGAGGMVHHRHRSSSTRSGGGDLTLGLEPSEEEAPRSPLAPSEGAGSDVFDGDLGMGAAKGLQSLPAHDPSPLQRYSEDPTVPLPSETDGYVTPLTCSLQPEYVNQPDVQPQPPSPREGPLPPARPAGATLERPKTLSPGKNGVVKDVFAFGGAVENPEYLAPRGGAAPQPHPPPAFSPAFDNLYYWDQDPSERGAPPSTFKGTPTAENPEYLGLDVPV comes from the exons TGTGCACCGGCACAGACATGAAGCTGCGGCTCCCTGCCAGTCCCGAGACCCACCTGGACATGCTCCGCCACCTCTACCAGGGCTGCCAGGTGGTGCAGGGAAACCTGGAACTCACCTACCTGCCCACCAATGCCAGCCTCTCCTTCCTGCAG GATATCCAGGAGGTACAGGGCTACGTGCTCATCGCTCACAACCAAGTGAGGCAGGTCCCACTGCAGAGGCTGCGGATTGTGCGAGGCACCCAGCTCTTTGAGGACAACTATGCCCTGGCTGTGCTAGATAATGGAGACCTGCTGAACAATACCACCCTTGTCACAGGGGCCTCCCCAGGAGGCCTGCGGGAGCTGCAGCTTCGAAGCCTCACAG AGATCTTGAAAGGAGGGGTCTTGATCCAGCGGAACCCCCAGCTCTGCTACCAGGACACGATTTTGTGGAAGGACATCTTCCACAAGAACAACCAGCTGGCTCTCACACTGATAGACACCAACCGCTCTCGGGCCT GTCATCCCTGTTCTCCGGTGTGTAAGGGCTCCCGCTGCTGGGGAGAGAGTTCTGAGGATTGTCAGAGCC TGACGCGCACTGTCTGTGCCGGTGGCTGTGCCCGATGCAAGGGGCCACTGCCCACTGACTGCTGCCATGAGCAGTGTGCTGCCGGCTGCACGGGCCCCAAGCACTCTGATTGCCTG GCCTGCCTCCACTTCAACCACAGTGGCATCTGTGAGCTGCACTGCCCAGCCCTGGTTACCTACAACACAGACACCTTTGAGTCCATGCCCAATCCCGAGGGCCGGTATACATTCGGCGCCAGCTGTGTGACTGCCTGTCCCT ACAACTACCTTTCTACGGACGTGGGATCCTGCACCCTCGTTTGCCCCCTGCACAACCAAGAGGTGACAGCAGAGGATGGAACACAGCGGTGTGAGAAGTGCAGCAAGCCCTGTGCCCGAG tGTGCTATGGTCTGGGCATGGAGCACTTGCGAGAGGTGAGGGCAGTCACCAGTGCCAATATCCAGGAGTTTGCTGGCTGCAAGAAGATCTTTGGGAGCCTGGCATTTCTGCCGGAGAGCTTTGATGG GGACCCAGCCTCCAACACCGCCCCGCTCCAGCCAGAGCAGCTCCAAGTGTTTGAGACTCTGGAAGAGATCACAG GTTACTTATACATCTCAGCATGGCCAGACAGCCTGTCTGACCTCAGCGTCTTCCAGAACCTGCAAGTAATCCGGGGACGAATTCTGCACAA TGGCGCCTACTCGCTGACCCTGCAAGGGCTGGGCATCAGCTGGCTGGGGCTGCGCTCGCTGCGGGAACTGGGCAGTGGACTGGCTCTCATCCACCATAACACCCGCCTCTGCTTCGTGCACACGGTGCCCTGGGACCAGCTCTTCCGGAACCCGCACCAAGCCCTGCTCCACACTGCCAACCGGCCAGAGGACGAGTGTG TGGGCGAGGGCCTGGCCTGCCACCAGCTGTGCGCCCGAGGGCACTGCTGGGGTCCAGGGCCCACCCAGTGTGTCAACTGCAGCCAGTTCCTTCGGGGCCAGGAGTGCGTGGAGGAATGCCGAGTACTGCAGGG GCTTCCCAGGGAGTATGtgaatgccaggcactgtttgcCATGCCACCCCGAGTGTCAGCCCCAGAATGGCTCAGTGACCTGTTTTGGACCG gaGTCTGACCAGTGTGTGGCCTGTGCCCACTATAAGGACCCTCCCTTCTGCGTGGCCCGCTGCCCCAGCGGTGTGAAACCTGACCTCTCCTACATGCCCATCTGGAAGTTTCCAGATGAGGAGGGCACGTGCCAGCCTTGCCCCATCAACTGCACCCACTC CTGTGTGGACCTGGATGACAAGGGCTGCCCCGCTGAGCAGAGAGCCAG CCCTCTGACGTCCATCATCTCTGCGGTGGTGGGCATTCTGCTGGTCGTGGTCTTGGGGGTGGTCTTTGGGATCCTCATCAAGCGACGACAGCAGAAGATCCGGAAGTACACGATGCGGAGGCTGCTGCAGGAAACGGAG CTGGTGGAGCCGCTGACACCTAGCGGAGCGATGCCCAACCAGGCGCAGATGCGGATCCTGAAAGAGACGGAGCTGAGGAAGGTGAAGGTGCTTGGATCTGGCGCTTTTGGCACAGTCTACAAG GAAGCATACGTGATGGCTGGTGTGGGCTCCCCATATGTCTCCCGCCTCCTGGGCATCTGCCTGACATCCACGGTGCAGCTGGTGACACAGCTTATGCCCTATGGCTGCCTCTTAGACCATGTCCGGGAAAACCGCGGACGCCTGGGCTCCCAGGACCTGCTGAACTGGTGTATGCAGATTGCCAAG GGGATGAGCTACCTGGAGGATGTGCGGCTCGTACACAGGGACTTGGCTGCTCGGAATGTGCTGGTCAAGAGTCCCAACCATGTCAAAATTACAGACTTCGGGCTGGCTCGGCTGCTGGACATTGACGAGACAGAGTACCATGCAGATGGGGGCAAG GTGCCCATCAAGTGGATGGCACTGGAGTCCATTCTCCGCCGGCGGTTCACCCACCAGAGTGATGTGTGGAGTTATG GTGTGACTGTGTGGGAGCTGATGACTTTTGGGGCCAAACCTTACGATGGGATCCCAGCCCGGGAGATCCCTGACCTGCTGGAAAAGGGGGAGCGGCTGCCCCAGCCCCCCATCTGCACCATTGATGTCTACATGATCATGGTCAAAT gtTGGATGATTGACTCTGAATGTCGGCCGAGATTCCGGGAGTTGGTGTCTGAATTCTCCCGCATGGCCAGGGACCCCCAGCGCTTTGTGGTCATCCAG AATGAGGACTTGGGCCCTGCCAGTCCCTTGGACAGCACCTTCTACCGCTCACTGCTGGAGGATGATGACATGGGGGACCTGGTGGATGCTGAGGAGTATCTGGTACCCCAGCAGGGCTTCTTCTGTCCAGACCCTGCCCCGGGTGCTGGGGGCATGGTCCACCACAGGCACCGCAGCTCATCTACCAGG AGTGGCGGTGGGGACCTGACGCTAGGGCTGGAGCCCTCAGAAGAGGAGGCCCCCAGGTCTCCACTGGCACCCTCCGAAGGGGCTGGCTCCGATGTATTTGATGGTGACCTGGGAATGGGGGCAGCCAAGGGGCTGCAAAGCCTCCCTGCACATGACCCCAGCCCTCTACAGCGGTACAGTGAGGACCCCACAGTACCCCTGCCCTCTGAGACTGACGGCTACGTTACCCCCCTGACCTGCAGCCTCCAGCCCG AATATGTCAACCAGCCAGATGTTCAGCCACAACCCCCTTCGCCCCGAGAGggccctctgcctcctgcccgACCTGCTGGTGCCACTCTGGAAAGGCCCAAGACTCTCTCCCCAGGGAAGAATGGGGTCGTCAAAGACGTTTTTGCCTTTGGGGGTGCTGTGGAGAACCCCGAGTACTTGGCACCCCGGGGAGGAGCTGcccctcagccccaccctcctCCGGCCTTCAGCCCAGCCTTCGACAACCTCTATTACTGGGACCAGGACCCATCAGAGCGGGGGGCTCCACCCAGCACCTTCAAAGGGACACCTACGGCAGAGAACCCAGAGTACCTGGGTCTGGACGTGCCAGTGTGA
- the ERBB2 gene encoding receptor tyrosine-protein kinase erbB-2 isoform X10 encodes MELAALCGWGLLLALLPPGAASTQVCTGTDMKLRLPASPETHLDMLRHLYQGCQVVQGNLELTYLPTNASLSFLQDIQEVQGYVLIAHNQVRQVPLQRLRIVRGTQLFEDNYALAVLDNGDLLNNTTLVTGASPGGLRELQLRSLTEILKGGVLIQRNPQLCYQDTILWKDIFHKNNQLALTLIDTNRSRACHPCSPVCKGSRCWGESSEDCQSLTRTVCAGGCARCKGPLPTDCCHEQCAAGCTGPKHSDCLACLHFNHSGICELHCPALVTYNTDTFESMPNPEGRYTFGASCVTACPYNYLSTDVGSCTLVCPLHNQEVTAEDGTQRCEKCSKPCARVCYGLGMEHLREVRAVTSANIQEFAGCKKIFGSLAFLPESFDGDPASNTAPLQPEQLQVFETLEEITGYLYISAWPDSLSDLSVFQNLQVIRGRILHNGAYSLTLQGLGISWLGLRSLRELGSGLALIHHNTRLCFVHTVPWDQLFRNPHQALLHTANRPEDECVGEGLACHQLCARGHCWGPGPTQCVNCSQFLRGQECVEECRVLQGLPREYVNARHCLPCHPECQPQNGSVTCFGPESDQCVACAHYKDPPFCVARCPSGVKPDLSYMPIWKFPDEEGTCQPCPINCTHSCVDLDDKGCPAEQRASPLTSIISAVVGILLVVVLGVVFGILIKRRQQKIRKYTMRRLLQETELVEPLTPSGAMPNQAQMRILKETELRKVKGIWIPDGENVKIPVAIKVLRENTSPKANKEILDEAYVMAGVGSPYVSRLLGICLTSTVQLVTQLMPYGCLLDHVRENRGRLGSQDLLNWCMQIAKGMSYLEDVRLVHRDLAARNVLVKSPNHVKITDFGLARLLDIDETEYHADGGKVPIKWMALESILRRRFTHQSDVWSYGVTVWELMTFGAKPYDGIPAREIPDLLEKGERLPQPPICTIDVYMIMVKCWMIDSECRPRFRELVSEFSRMARDPQRFVVIQNEDLGPASPLDSTFYRSLLEDDDMGDLVDAEEYLVPQQGFFCPDPAPGAGGMVHHRHRSSSTRSGGGDLTLGLEPSEEEAPRSPLAPSEGAGSDVFDGDLGMGAAKGLQSLPAHDPSPLQRYSEDPTVPLPSETDGYVTPLTCSLQPEYVNQPDVQPQPPSPREGPLPPARPAGATLERPKTLSPGKNGVVKDVFAFGGAVENPEYLAPRGGAAPQPHPPPAFSPAFDNLYYWDQDPSERGAPPSTFKGTPTAENPEYLGLDVPV; translated from the exons TGTGCACCGGCACAGACATGAAGCTGCGGCTCCCTGCCAGTCCCGAGACCCACCTGGACATGCTCCGCCACCTCTACCAGGGCTGCCAGGTGGTGCAGGGAAACCTGGAACTCACCTACCTGCCCACCAATGCCAGCCTCTCCTTCCTGCAG GATATCCAGGAGGTACAGGGCTACGTGCTCATCGCTCACAACCAAGTGAGGCAGGTCCCACTGCAGAGGCTGCGGATTGTGCGAGGCACCCAGCTCTTTGAGGACAACTATGCCCTGGCTGTGCTAGATAATGGAGACCTGCTGAACAATACCACCCTTGTCACAGGGGCCTCCCCAGGAGGCCTGCGGGAGCTGCAGCTTCGAAGCCTCACAG AGATCTTGAAAGGAGGGGTCTTGATCCAGCGGAACCCCCAGCTCTGCTACCAGGACACGATTTTGTGGAAGGACATCTTCCACAAGAACAACCAGCTGGCTCTCACACTGATAGACACCAACCGCTCTCGGGCCT GTCATCCCTGTTCTCCGGTGTGTAAGGGCTCCCGCTGCTGGGGAGAGAGTTCTGAGGATTGTCAGAGCC TGACGCGCACTGTCTGTGCCGGTGGCTGTGCCCGATGCAAGGGGCCACTGCCCACTGACTGCTGCCATGAGCAGTGTGCTGCCGGCTGCACGGGCCCCAAGCACTCTGATTGCCTG GCCTGCCTCCACTTCAACCACAGTGGCATCTGTGAGCTGCACTGCCCAGCCCTGGTTACCTACAACACAGACACCTTTGAGTCCATGCCCAATCCCGAGGGCCGGTATACATTCGGCGCCAGCTGTGTGACTGCCTGTCCCT ACAACTACCTTTCTACGGACGTGGGATCCTGCACCCTCGTTTGCCCCCTGCACAACCAAGAGGTGACAGCAGAGGATGGAACACAGCGGTGTGAGAAGTGCAGCAAGCCCTGTGCCCGAG tGTGCTATGGTCTGGGCATGGAGCACTTGCGAGAGGTGAGGGCAGTCACCAGTGCCAATATCCAGGAGTTTGCTGGCTGCAAGAAGATCTTTGGGAGCCTGGCATTTCTGCCGGAGAGCTTTGATGG GGACCCAGCCTCCAACACCGCCCCGCTCCAGCCAGAGCAGCTCCAAGTGTTTGAGACTCTGGAAGAGATCACAG GTTACTTATACATCTCAGCATGGCCAGACAGCCTGTCTGACCTCAGCGTCTTCCAGAACCTGCAAGTAATCCGGGGACGAATTCTGCACAA TGGCGCCTACTCGCTGACCCTGCAAGGGCTGGGCATCAGCTGGCTGGGGCTGCGCTCGCTGCGGGAACTGGGCAGTGGACTGGCTCTCATCCACCATAACACCCGCCTCTGCTTCGTGCACACGGTGCCCTGGGACCAGCTCTTCCGGAACCCGCACCAAGCCCTGCTCCACACTGCCAACCGGCCAGAGGACGAGTGTG TGGGCGAGGGCCTGGCCTGCCACCAGCTGTGCGCCCGAGGGCACTGCTGGGGTCCAGGGCCCACCCAGTGTGTCAACTGCAGCCAGTTCCTTCGGGGCCAGGAGTGCGTGGAGGAATGCCGAGTACTGCAGGG GCTTCCCAGGGAGTATGtgaatgccaggcactgtttgcCATGCCACCCCGAGTGTCAGCCCCAGAATGGCTCAGTGACCTGTTTTGGACCG gaGTCTGACCAGTGTGTGGCCTGTGCCCACTATAAGGACCCTCCCTTCTGCGTGGCCCGCTGCCCCAGCGGTGTGAAACCTGACCTCTCCTACATGCCCATCTGGAAGTTTCCAGATGAGGAGGGCACGTGCCAGCCTTGCCCCATCAACTGCACCCACTC CTGTGTGGACCTGGATGACAAGGGCTGCCCCGCTGAGCAGAGAGCCAG CCCTCTGACGTCCATCATCTCTGCGGTGGTGGGCATTCTGCTGGTCGTGGTCTTGGGGGTGGTCTTTGGGATCCTCATCAAGCGACGACAGCAGAAGATCCGGAAGTACACGATGCGGAGGCTGCTGCAGGAAACGGAG CTGGTGGAGCCGCTGACACCTAGCGGAGCGATGCCCAACCAGGCGCAGATGCGGATCCTGAAAGAGACGGAGCTGAGGAAGGTGAAG GGCATCTGGATCCCTGATGGGGAGAATGTGAAAATTCCAGTGGCCATCAAAGTGTTGAGGGAAAACACATCCCCCAAAGCCAACAAAGAAATCCTAGAC GAAGCATACGTGATGGCTGGTGTGGGCTCCCCATATGTCTCCCGCCTCCTGGGCATCTGCCTGACATCCACGGTGCAGCTGGTGACACAGCTTATGCCCTATGGCTGCCTCTTAGACCATGTCCGGGAAAACCGCGGACGCCTGGGCTCCCAGGACCTGCTGAACTGGTGTATGCAGATTGCCAAG GGGATGAGCTACCTGGAGGATGTGCGGCTCGTACACAGGGACTTGGCTGCTCGGAATGTGCTGGTCAAGAGTCCCAACCATGTCAAAATTACAGACTTCGGGCTGGCTCGGCTGCTGGACATTGACGAGACAGAGTACCATGCAGATGGGGGCAAG GTGCCCATCAAGTGGATGGCACTGGAGTCCATTCTCCGCCGGCGGTTCACCCACCAGAGTGATGTGTGGAGTTATG GTGTGACTGTGTGGGAGCTGATGACTTTTGGGGCCAAACCTTACGATGGGATCCCAGCCCGGGAGATCCCTGACCTGCTGGAAAAGGGGGAGCGGCTGCCCCAGCCCCCCATCTGCACCATTGATGTCTACATGATCATGGTCAAAT gtTGGATGATTGACTCTGAATGTCGGCCGAGATTCCGGGAGTTGGTGTCTGAATTCTCCCGCATGGCCAGGGACCCCCAGCGCTTTGTGGTCATCCAG AATGAGGACTTGGGCCCTGCCAGTCCCTTGGACAGCACCTTCTACCGCTCACTGCTGGAGGATGATGACATGGGGGACCTGGTGGATGCTGAGGAGTATCTGGTACCCCAGCAGGGCTTCTTCTGTCCAGACCCTGCCCCGGGTGCTGGGGGCATGGTCCACCACAGGCACCGCAGCTCATCTACCAGG AGTGGCGGTGGGGACCTGACGCTAGGGCTGGAGCCCTCAGAAGAGGAGGCCCCCAGGTCTCCACTGGCACCCTCCGAAGGGGCTGGCTCCGATGTATTTGATGGTGACCTGGGAATGGGGGCAGCCAAGGGGCTGCAAAGCCTCCCTGCACATGACCCCAGCCCTCTACAGCGGTACAGTGAGGACCCCACAGTACCCCTGCCCTCTGAGACTGACGGCTACGTTACCCCCCTGACCTGCAGCCTCCAGCCCG AATATGTCAACCAGCCAGATGTTCAGCCACAACCCCCTTCGCCCCGAGAGggccctctgcctcctgcccgACCTGCTGGTGCCACTCTGGAAAGGCCCAAGACTCTCTCCCCAGGGAAGAATGGGGTCGTCAAAGACGTTTTTGCCTTTGGGGGTGCTGTGGAGAACCCCGAGTACTTGGCACCCCGGGGAGGAGCTGcccctcagccccaccctcctCCGGCCTTCAGCCCAGCCTTCGACAACCTCTATTACTGGGACCAGGACCCATCAGAGCGGGGGGCTCCACCCAGCACCTTCAAAGGGACACCTACGGCAGAGAACCCAGAGTACCTGGGTCTGGACGTGCCAGTGTGA